A single region of the Brienomyrus brachyistius isolate T26 chromosome 10, BBRACH_0.4, whole genome shotgun sequence genome encodes:
- the adam19b gene encoding disintegrin and metalloproteinase domain-containing protein 19 isoform X4, translating to MTYLIEPLAGWAGFGTDGHAVYRAEHLRLPKGTCGHRHNHAAQVLEDLIDGMAQAPPSGREKRDMSGSMKYVELLLVADHAEFQKHGRDYERTRMKLLEAANFVDKFYKALDVRVALIGLEIWTDGDKISVSANPYSTLGSFLAWRRKQLHLSPNDNAQLITGISFQGTTIGLAPLNAMCSEYQSGGVNSDHSESAVGVAATMAHEMGHNFGMSHDTPGCCLARADDGGCIMAASTGHPFPKVFNACNKKELQRYLSSGGGKCLSNPPNTSAMYGGPRCGNGYLEDGEECDCGEAEECSSPCCNGHNCTLKAGAQCAHGVCCENCKLKSPGILCRPASGSCDLPEYCDGKSESCPANFYLMDGTTCLDGLAYCYTGMCLTLEQQCLSLWGQGARPAPDLCFKEVNKAGDSYGNCGKDTTGEYRRCRERDVKCGKIQCLSTAPKPLERNAVAIDTNIPLGVDKVLCRGTHVYQSSQGDTLDPGLVMTGTKCGQNGICFEGECRNASFLQANDCSNKCHGHGLCNNNHNCHCTDGWSPPSCALEGTGGSIDSGPLPPRSRWLLLSILLPFLFLGLGAAALWYSYKNRLWHKRNHVPSSTSTVPVGHGAPGTRVSQQKKQGPDGEVGHRQSPAGPSRVRSSIVRPTEKPPPVPAYAIPQKTPRIPPSRPPPVFQQPICVSAKPRPEPPQRPPPPHVYAEDRPQPKPNHKGQPMPPKGHKPKASIQNDLSGES from the exons ATGACGTACCTCATCGAGCCACTGGCTGGGTGGGCAGGGTTCGGGACCGACGGGCATGCCGTCTACCGCGCGGAGCACCTCCGACTCCCCAAAGGCACCTGCGGGCATCGCCACAACCACGCAGCTCAAGTGCTGGAGGACCTCATCGACGGGATGGCGCAGGCGCCCCCTAGTGGCAGG GAAAAAAGGGATATGAGCGGCAGCATGAAATATGTGGAGCTGCTGCTTGTGGCTGATCACGCTGAG ttccagaagcacggCAGGGACTATGAACGCACTCGCATGAAACTGCTGGAAGCCGCAAACTTCGTGGACAAG TTCTACAAGGCCCTTGACGTCCGCGTGGCACTGATTGGCCTGGAGATCTGGACGGACGGGGACAAGATCAGCGTGTCTGCGAACCCCTACAGCACCCTGGGCTCCTTCTTGGCCTGGAGGCGCAAGCAGCTGCATCTCTCACCCAACGACAACGCCCAGCTCATCAC GGGAATCTCCTTCCAGGGAACCACCATTGGACTGGCACCACTGAATGCCATGTGCTCCGAGTACCAGTCAGGCGGGGTGAACTCG gaccaCTCGGAGAgtgcagtgggtgtggcagccaCCATGGCCCACGAGATGGGCCACAATTTCGGGATGAGCCACGACACCCCTGGGTGCTGCCTCGCCCGCGCCGACGACGGGGGCTGCATCATGGCCGCCTCCACAGG tcACCCCTTCCCAAAAGTGTTCAACGCCTGCAACAAGAAGGAGCTACAGCGCTACCTGAGCTCTGGGGGGGGGAAATGCCTCTCCAACCCCCCCAACACCAGCGCCATGTATGGGGGCCCTCGCTGCGGCAACGGCTACCTGGAGGACGGCGAGGAGTGCGACTGCGGGGAAGCGGAG GAATGCTCCAGTCCGTGCTGCAATGGTCATAACTGCACGCTGAAGGCGGGAGCCCAATGTGCACATGGCGTCTGCTGTGAGAACTGCAAG CTGAAGAGCCCAGGGATCTTGTGCCGCCCTGCCTCTGGCTCATGTGACCTACCAGAGTACTGCGACGGGAAGTCAGAGTCCTGCCCTGCCAACTTCTACCTGATGGATGGGACGACGTGCCTGGACGGGCTGGCCTACTGCTACACGGGCATGTGCCTGACGTTGGAACAGCAGTGTCTTTCCCTCTGGGGACAAG GAGCCCGCCCCGCGCCCGACCTGTGCTTCAAGGAGGTTAACAAGGCCGGGGACTCTTATGGCAACTGTGGCAAGGACACAACGGGGGAGTACAGGAGGTGCCGGGAAAG GGATGTGAAATGCGGTAAGATCCAGTGTCTGAGCACCGCGCCCAAGCCCCTGGAGAGGAACGCTGTAGCCATCGACACCAACATCCCGCTGGGGGTCGACAAGGTCTTGTGCAGGGGGACCCACGTGTACCAAAGCAGCCAAGGGGACACGTTGGACCCGGGCCTGGTGATGACTGGAACCAAGTGTGGGCAAAATGGG ATCTGCTTCGAGGGAGAGTGCCGCAATGCTTCCTTCCTGCAAGCCAACGACTGCAGCAACAAGTGCCACGGTCACGGG CTATGCAACAACAACCACAACTGTCACTGCACAGACGGCTGGTCACCACCCAGCTGTGCGCTGGAGGGGACAGGTGGCAGTATCGACAGTGGCCCGCTTCCCCCCCGCA GCCGATGGCTCCTCCTCAGCATCCTCCTCCCCTTTTTGTTCCTGGGTCTGGGGGCTGCAGCTCTCTGGTACAGTTACAAGAACAGGCTCTGGCACAAGAGGAATCACGTCCCTTCATCCACATCCAC TGTCCCTGTTGGCCATGGGGCACCTGGCACGCGTGTCAGCCAGCAGAAGAAGCAGGGGCCGGACGGAGAG GTCGGTCACCGGCAAAGCCCAGCTGGTCCCTCCAGGGTTAGGTCCTCCATTGTGCGTCCCACTGAGAAACCACCTCCTGTACCGGCCTACGCCATACCACAGAAAACTCCCCGAATACCCCCATCCAGACCACCCCCAGTATTCCAGCAGCCCATTTGCGTTTCGGCTAAGCCTCGGCCCGAGCCCCCCCaaagaccccctccccctcacgT GTACGCTGAAGATCGACCCCAGCCTAAGCCCAACCATAAAGGCCAACCGATGCCCCCTAAAGGTCACAAACCGAAAGCCAG tatTCAGAATGACCTCAGTGGCGAAAGCTGA